The nucleotide window agtTTACTTGTTCAAAAAGTTACCTCCTCAGTTTAAATTGAGCTGAATTGCATTTTGGAGATTGTGTGGCAGGAGGAGAAGGCAGTGATGGTTTTTGGCATCTCTTATGAACAGAAACTTTGTCTTCTTACCTATGTATGTATTACtattggttttaatttatttgaagttTTAAAGACAAACCAGTCTTGATTTACTTTTCCTAGCCCAGTGAAGTACAATGGGTCTTTATATTTATTGTGGGTACCCTTTGAACTTACCAGTGTGCTAGAGTTGGAATGTGaactatgttttaaaaacataggtgttttctttcttttaaaagggtTTTGTAAATGGGGATGCCTGTGTCCTAACAGATATTTTCACTTAATCTTTTTTCAGTCCTCTGCAAACTGAACAGCACAGCACAAAGCGCCCAGAACCATCTTCTGCTAAAAGTTTGACTGATATAGGCACTCGGAGGATCTTCTCATCAGATCATGATATCTTCAGAGAGAGTACCAGGAAGTTCTTTCAGGAAGAAGTGCTGCCTTTTCACGCAGAGTAAGATACCtcttaaacattttcatttgccAAATGATGTGTATTCGCCCCCCAGAATGTTCTTTGGGGTGTTACTCCTAATATGATAGGATAAACAGggtatttgttttaatttacaagctttctatttcatttaataatatttaattaaaacaaacctgCCTGTGAAAATCATATGTGAAGAAAGCCACACATAATCAAAATTCACTGCGTTCTTTGAGCTCCAGTGTAGGCAATCTGGCATCCTTGTCTCAGGCCTGTGAGCAGACAAATGCAGTTTACAGAGTTGCAGCGAAAGTATCCCTGCCTTTAGGTAGTAACTGACACCAATGTCTTGGGGGCAGAGTTAAGAAGACAATTCAGTTCCCACACTATTGTATTGCTGTAATCCAAAAAAACCATTGATGTTGCATCTAGGTTGTATTGcagtacattttttaaatgtagtaaGCATAGACTGGTAAGATGGCTTAGATATTACCAAGAAACTTGTGCAAAATCTCCTTTTTGCTCTGTGGAAATATGTTTTATCTTCTGCATAGAGTAGAAGTGTCACTTCCATTGAGCTAGAGCTGTAGGATGTTTTTCACCCTTATTTTAGGTATATCTGATCATGTTACagtaagggaaagaaaataaatgggcCCAGAATAATGTTTTGAACAGAAAGTCTTAAGCCACAGGAGTTTCTTAAGCAATTTTTACTTTACTTGAAAAAACATTCCGGTGTAAACGTCAGGGGGTAGTGAAGGGCTTATTCTTAAATCATGCTGCTAGGTGTGTTTCCTGATGCAGTTCACAGTGTGTATCCACAAACAGTTGAGATGGCAGGATTGAGTGGGTGGAGTGTTGTGGCTCTGGGGCAGAAATGAACAGCAGGAGGCAATGGAAACAGCTTACGTCAGGGTTGTTGCCAACTGGTTTTTTTCATCCTCAAACCTTGACCTCAGAGTAGTATGCTTTTCCACTGTACAGTCCTACTTGATCCAGAAGAACAGATGCTTTCCCTCATCTTTTGTTAGAATGACTTCTGATGCAGGTTTGCGAGCAGATAGTGGCCCTGCTCCAGGTTACTGAAAATCGTGTTTGTTAGTTTGCTGACAGAGCAATTTCCTAGAGAGACTGGAACAAGTTGGACTTGTGTTCTTGCATCACTTTAGCAACCTATGAACCCTTCTGTTCTCACACCTTTCAAGTAAACAAGGAGGCTTCAGGCATCTTATATTAATCAGCTGGGCTGACGTGAAGAGAGAAGTGTGGCATCAGCGAATGCTGTTGTGGATTATTGTGAGGAGGAGAAGCTTTGGTGATGGGTGAAGTAGAGACAGGAATGGGCCTgagagtggggaggggggaagcaaAGGTGGTCATGAGAGAGATTTAAGATTTCTAGTATAGGACTGAAAGCTCTGGGAATGAGCTTAAGTATGTAGGATGAGATACTTGATTAACTCTGGATAAAGTGCTGTGGTATAGCTCTCCTGCACACAGGTGTGTCAGAGGAGTGTCTCTGATATAATCTGTCTACCATAtaatctattttctcttttttaaatagCGACATTAAAAAACTAAAAGCTTTCCTGTGCCATTAGTGACCATCCAACTTAATAGTGAGTTGGTAAACTCCATGAAGAGGCACTGTTTTTCCAAGAATAAGTGATTCCTGTGGTATTAAAGTCTACAAACTGTTGGCAGATCAGCCTCAAGTACCTATTTACAAACTTGAAACCACCTTAAAGCAGTAATTTACCAAGATACAGTACTGATTTGTAATAGGTGTATAGGGAacaatttttatataaaaagttaCTTACGTGTTAACTCTTGGTTCTTATAGAACAGTTCTCATTGGTAGAGTTGAAATCTTTCACAAAAGATACTGATGTGTTATACCCATTTTGTACGTGGGGAAAATGGAATGTCAGGAGGATAGAGACCTGCTTCTAATTATCCAGATGGTTGTGGTGAAATCTAAATCCTGATCTGGTACTCAGACCAATAGGCAGTATTGCCTTTCATAACCAGGCTTAAAGACATGTCAGGTTAGATGTTGGAAGCAAGAGTTTAAACTTGTTATACAGTTGGTGCCCCTGTAATGCCAGTATCATCTGTGGACTTGAAAAATAGAAAACCTATTATTAAGCCTCTGCTTCTTAGTTGGGAAATACAGTGGTCTGTGTACCCTACACATAGTGTGTTGGGGAGACTGAAAGTTTCTTCTTATGCAGTGAAACCTGGCTGCAGTTGCTCTAGTGTGAAGCAGCAGCCGTGACGAATTAACAGAAGAGCATGGGGGATTCAATGCATGACTCCGTTCTTGTGTTCATTTTGCAGATGGGAGAAGGATGGCCAGGTGAGCCGGGAGCTCTGGGAAAAAGCTGGACAGCAGGGTTTGCTGGGCGTTGCTATCGCTGAGAAACATGGCGGTATAGGAGCAGACATTCTCTCTTCAGCTGTGGTCTGGGAGGAGCAGTAAGTACTAGACGCGTCAGGAAGAATTTCAGTGATAGGACCAGGAGCAGGTATGCGTTTCCATAATATGTCCTCATTGTGGAGTATGTTTGCTTACACAAAATGGTGTTATCTTTCTCATGGAAACGATAGTTTAGACATACGTATGTCCCTCCTGTTTTAAGTATTCCAGATGATTAAGTAGCAAATGTCATTTTGCTCCACTGTTAGGACTTTGTGGCTGAGGGAAGCATTTTGGTTAGTCTAAGTTACACACTCATTTGGCTGTGAAAGTATATTCTATAAATAACAGTACAAGTGCCACAAGCTCAGGTTATGTCTGAAACTTCCATGTGGTGGGGCTTTCTTCATTGCTGAGTCTACTGTAACTGTTCAGTGTTTAAATCTTAGTACTTCtgtttgaacttttttctttttttccccccctctccccaagGATGTATGTTAACTGTAGTGGCCCAGGATTCAGCCTTCATTCAGATATAGTCATGCCCTACATTGCAAACTATGGCTCTGAAGAACAGATTAAACGCTTTATCCCCAAAATGACTGCAGGCAAGTGTATTGGAGCTATTGCCATGACAGAACCTGGGGCTGGCAGGTAagctaaataatgaaataatgatcTTAAATCAGTAGACAGCACATAATGTTCTCAGAGAAAAAATTCCTGACCCTCTTGGTTGTATGGTTATCTTAGTGACTAGACAGTATCTGAGATTAGGTAGTACCTCAAAACCAACTGTTGCTTATAGATTGTTTTATTATAACTTCGTAATTTCAAGATACTCAGAATCCATTTCATTATCGCCTCACTGTGGGCAAATatgctttgtttttgcttttataGTCCAAGTTTATAGTCACTAACTTGCTTGTCATATGAACATGCTTTTAATATgaaacacaggagaaaattaCACACCTCAGTAAAGAGGGCTTGACTTTACTATTAGCTTTTGTTGTGGAACAGAACACCTTACTTTCTTCCCTCTGAATCCTTTCAAGCAGAGGAATGTGCCTCCTTGCCCATCATTAGTGAAGGGCAGACAGCACATGTTTGGAGTAGACACAGCTGATCTGGCCAGTTTTCCAAAACTGAGAGGGACAGGTGAAGACCAAAACCTGTTGGTGTCATGCTTCTACAAACAGTAGATGTTGCCAGTGGTTTTTTACAGAGCCTTCTCATCAGGGTTGAGCCTGCTTAGAGGATGTGGGTTTGTCTGGTGTTTGTCATCTGAGGCATACTCGAGTAAGGGGGTGCTGACCCATTGGTGTCAGTGCTTGTATTATACCACCCTCCACAAGCAGATACATTAAAATGGGACCTCATGCTCCTGCATGATTGCATAGATTTATCATCTGTTTCCACAGCATGCTTGTGGTTTCTCTGTTATACTCTAAGCTGTTTCACTGTGTTTCACGATCTTTGTGTTTTCACTGAGCCTATACCTGTACGGTATAAAATCTACCTTATTTTGGTAGATTTTATTGGGTGGAATATTTAGTTGGGTAGAATTCAAGATACAAATTGCAGCTTCTGGAATGGTTTCTTGAAGGACcttttcactttcattttagTGACTTGCAGGGAATACGAACATATGCAAAAAAGGATGGAAGTGACTGGATTCTTAATGGGAGTAAGGTAAGTGAGCAGACATACATACTGCTCGTAGCCTTTGGGAACTGAATGTATTTAGACAGTGAAGGATGTACACCACTGTATCTCCCCCCAGTCCTtgcatttttgggttttttgtgggttatgatggaggggagggggttgttcccagttactttttttttataggACTTAAGATACCTCCATTGGTGGCAATTTACAGTCCAATTTATGGAAGGGCTTGAGTAGGTTCTTTTTGTAGCTTTTAAATAACCCTATCAAAAGGCCTATTTCCCCTTAAattggaaagaaaagaggaaaataaaaaagtcctGCATAGTATTAGCAGTTTTCAGCATCAGCAGGGCTGGTTTTTAGTACTGAGGTTGAACAACAAAATATATGTACTGCCACTATGAAATCTTCTGTGGCCTGAGTAACAGCTTGTGTTGCCACAATGAAGCTGTGGAATCTTTATTCAGGAGCCTGCTGGTCATGTAAGAAGAAAAAACTCAACTGCATTGCATGTTCTGTATGTGTGTTGTCAAGCTGTTGCAAAGCTGACAGCATTAACCTCTTCGTTCATTGCCATAATAAAAAGCAATAAGGCAGAAATAGCGTTCTGATGGAAGTGTGGGTTTAGCAGGGCTTTTTTAAAGCTATGATGTGTCTTAatcttctttcttccccccccttcttctctgctcctgctgATAACATGGTAGTGATAGAGACTTCTGGCCTTAGCAGAATTTCAAGTGGTGAGAAAGAATGTGTGCAACCAAATATGTACATACAGGTGGTCAAAAGGATACTTGCTCATGCTGCACAGTGGAAGCCTAGTGGGACAGATAGCTCGTTTCTTTTGCTGGAGTTAAAATGGATCACTTTGGCAGGTTTATGAGTCATTCTACAGGATTATAGTAAGCAGTTGTGACAAGAAGCCACTGATAGTTTTGCATGTTATACCTTGCTAATTTAACTTCTAGAAAAGAGAATCTCCGTGTTCTTTTAATATCTGCATTTGATACCATATTCCTTCTTTATCGTGAGTCAGGCAAAAGAAACAGATCCTTGCATTCTTTAACTTCGCActtcccacccacacaatcctcAAACTAATTTCTCCTTTAATAGACCTTCTTCTGAAACACTTGATTCAGAAAGCTTGAACTTTAAAATTCTTCTGGACACTTAAACCTTGCCTTTCAGTTCACCTATGAAGGTGTcaatgcaatttttctttctgctgcttgaTGATCTCTTCTAACTTCTGTCCACCTAGCTCGTTGCTTTATTCCAAGTTGCATTTTTTACAGGTATTCATCACTAATGGTTGGATGAGTGATGTAGTGATCGTGGTTGCAGTTACAAACCGGGAGGCCCAATCTCCTGCTCATGGTATAAGCCTTTTTCTGGTGGAAAATGGAACAAAAGGTTTCATCAAAGGACGCAAACTGGACAAAATTGGCCTGAAAGCTCAAGTGAGTTCATGCAACCCCTAATGTATAATAGACCTTGAGGAATTCTAAAACCACTTAATGCCTGGTGTTagctaaataaatataaaatggaaCTGTGGTGCTATTCTAGTTCTTAGGTTTTAGAGGATGAATGATATACATGTAAAGTATGTACACTGAGTTTGCCTGTGAAAGTCTGAAGCATGTGATgtgcaaggagaggctgaggaagcTAGATTTATTCACTCTGAAGAATCCTGGAAGGAGAGGATTTTATCAGTGTCTTCAGCTATGTAATGGTTGGCTGTAGAGATGGTGGAGCCGTGCTCCCCCTAGAGAAGCACAGTGAGAGTGGCAAGGGACACAGGTTACATTAAGGAAATTCCAAGTAGgtattaagaaaacaaattcacCATAAAAGTGATCAGATACTGGAACAGGGGCCCAGAAGTCATGGAGCCTTCATCTTTGGAGCTTTGGAAATAACTGGACAAGGCCCTCAGCTGCTTGCTTTGCTGGACCTGCTTTGAGTAGGAGATAAACTAGGTGACCTCTGGAGgacccttccaacctaaatgattctatgatttcaagTTAGAGTGTAcaatagcaagaaaaaaatggagcaaAATAAGTGGAATGAAGAGATGAGAATGTTGGGCTATAAACTGTTGCATTTAAAATCCTCTTAGGACACAGCAGAGCTGTTCTTCGAAGATGTGCGGTTGCCAGCCAGTGCCTTGCttggaaaagagaacaaaggcttCTATTATCTGATGACAGAGCTCCCTCAGGTAGGAGGAACGTGAGTGTTTGCTGTCTGTAGGAAGAACACAGACAATTTTTGTCATTGCAAGAATCTGCCTTACTCTAGAAGATTATGTATTGTGGGGAGCCACCTTCAGCTCAGTCAGGGTGTCTGTAGACAACATTGATACTGCTACTTTTTAACTCAAGTACACAGTTCCTAGTGCTAAAATTGCAGTTCTTTGAGCACTGGTAAAAATGTTAATATTC belongs to Athene noctua chromosome 7, bAthNoc1.hap1.1, whole genome shotgun sequence and includes:
- the ACADL gene encoding long-chain specific acyl-CoA dehydrogenase, mitochondrial; translated protein: MAARLLRLRGLLRAAGPRPFSAQASPLQTEQHSTKRPEPSSAKSLTDIGTRRIFSSDHDIFRESTRKFFQEEVLPFHAEWEKDGQVSRELWEKAGQQGLLGVAIAEKHGGIGADILSSAVVWEEQMYVNCSGPGFSLHSDIVMPYIANYGSEEQIKRFIPKMTAGKCIGAIAMTEPGAGSDLQGIRTYAKKDGSDWILNGSKVFITNGWMSDVVIVVAVTNREAQSPAHGISLFLVENGTKGFIKGRKLDKIGLKAQDTAELFFEDVRLPASALLGKENKGFYYLMTELPQERLLIADIALASCEFMFEETRNYVKQRKAFGKTIADLQTVQHKLAEMKTQICVSRAFLDNCLQLHADKRLDSSTASMAKYWSSDLQNSIATQCVQLHGGWGYMWEYPIAKAFVDARVQPIYGGTNEIMKELIARNIVSDK